Proteins encoded together in one Anopheles darlingi chromosome 3, idAnoDarlMG_H_01, whole genome shotgun sequence window:
- the LOC125953618 gene encoding uncharacterized protein LOC125953618: protein MPLVEVEFDSGVVTKACAAQLVRSIIEFLLYDRGQIPLPYASFRELVKSLTLPVEDDLPVRGADIKLRKERELAKQTVSTVDNLFETITKYVEHSPDIREVLILLGSTIYTAKEAFHVRMPDIDVNHHGINHVRDLKKDLMKLNRALITSDEFNSIRPVQLPTNVHVLIKALNIPPNVDEDVFTPLDDYEVPQKCPIFHVQLNSSANAAPLNCCNRLEVFQDNSFSEMVSALSDLETTTKTAETPECWLQLNIIPRGFNRCSALI from the exons ATGCCGCTGGTCGAAGTGGAATTCGACTCTGGTGTTGTTACTAAAGCGTGTGCGGCGCAGCTGGTGAGAAGCATAATCGAATTTCTGCTATACGATCGAGGACAGATCCCGCTGCCGTATGCCTCGTTCCGGGAGCTGGTCAAATCGCTAACCTTGCCGGTTGAAGATGATTTACCCGTTCGGGGAGCAGATATTAAgttgagaaaagaaagagagctaGCCAAACAGACCGTTAGCACCGTGGACAACTTATTTGAG ACCATCACGAAATACGTTGAGCACAGTCCGGATATACGGGAGGTGCTGATTCTATTGGGAAGCACCATCTACACAGCAAAGGAAGCATTCCACGTCCGAATGCCAGACATCGATGTGAACCATCATGGTATTAATCATGTTCGCGACCTGAAGAAGGACCTTATGAAGCTGAACAGAGCTCTGATAACTTCCGATGAGTTCAACTCCATTCGTCCTGTGCAGTTGCCCACGAACGTGCATGTTTTGATCAAAGCCCTCAACATCCCGCCCAACGTTGATGAGGACGTTTTTACTCCATTGGACGATTATGAAGTACCTCAGAAATGTCCAATTTTTCATGTACAACTAAACTCGTCAGCAAATGCGGCGCCGTTGAATTGCTGTAACCGGTTGGAAGTGTTCCAAGATAACTCGTTCTCCGAAATGGTCTCTGCTCTTTCAGATCTAGAAACAACGACGAAAACCGCAGAAACACCAGAGTGCTGGTTGCAGTTAAACATTATTCCACGAGGATTCAATCGGTGCTCCGCGCTAATATAA